One Mya arenaria isolate MELC-2E11 chromosome 7, ASM2691426v1 genomic window carries:
- the LOC128240064 gene encoding uncharacterized protein LOC128240064, with protein MWRQGKQVMSECNSIPTYTAIGTYLHGVYPVGTGLSGVFLECLPNGFKIALQLHCDQTPEVRSIEQGGVGFLDPNVYYTIA; from the exons ATGTGGCGTCAAGGAAAGCAG GTTATGAGCGAGTGTAACTCCATTCCAACGTATACGGCAATTGGAACTTACCTGCATGGGGTGTATCCTGTTGGTACTGGCTTATCAGGCGTGTTTCTCGAATGCCTTCCAAACGGTTTTAAG aTTGCTCTTCAATTGCACTGCGACCAAACGCCAGAAGTCCGATCTATTGAGCAAGGAGGTGTTGGATTCCTCGACCCCAACGTCTACTACACAATTGCTTAA